One genomic region from Lineus longissimus chromosome 6, tnLinLong1.2, whole genome shotgun sequence encodes:
- the LOC135489316 gene encoding acylpyruvase FAHD1, mitochondrial-like has product MASTKVTKFVEFGKKIVAVGRNFSEHAAELGNAIPTEPIIFLKPTSAYVTEGNLIKIPKNCQELHHEVELGLVIGKMGANIPAENAMDYIGGYALALDMTNRGHQTQLKKKGQPWSLAKGFDTSCPISDFVPKEKIPDPGAIQLWCKVNNAMRQDGNTKDMIFTIPNLISFISEYFTLEPGDLILTGTPAGVGPVKSGDTIEAGLENVVRMSFTLA; this is encoded by the exons ATGGCGTCAACAAAAGTTACCAAATTTGTCGAATTTGGCAAGAAAATAGTTGCTGTTGGCAGGAATTTCAG TGAACATGCTGCTGAACTTGGAAATGCCATTCCTACTGAACCTATCATCTTCCTCAAACCAACATCAGCTTATGTTACAGAGGGGAACCTCATAAAG ATTCCCAAGAATTGTCAAGAGCTTCACCATGAGGTTGAACTTGGTCTTGTCATTGGGAAAATGGGTGCTAACATCCCTGCAGAAAACGCCATGGATTACATCGGAGGGTATGCGCTGGCTCTGGATATGACCAACAGAGGGCACCAGACGCAGCTTAAGAAGAAGGGACAACCATGGTCCCTTGCAAAAGGATTTGACACGTCCTGTCCCATTAGTGATTTCGTACCAAAGGAGAAGATACCAGATCCTGGCGCTATTCAGTTGTGGTGTAAAGTAAATAATGCAATGAGGCAGGACGGAAATACTAAAGATATGATATTCACTATACCAAACCTGATTAGTTTTATcagtgaatatttcaccttAGAGCCAGGTGATTTGATTTTGACTGGTACGCCTGCTGGAGTTGGGCCCGTGAAGTCTGGAGACACTATTGAAGCGGGTTTAGAGAATGTGGTTAGAATGTCTTTCACTTTGGCCTAG